The DNA window GAAAAAGGTCAAACCCTGAAGGACAGCGGGCATGTTCGTTACGGGAAAGACAAAATTCGACAGGAGCAGCGACGGCAGGTAGGTCACGAGAAGCGCCGCCTGATTCGCGACAAGCTGGGATTTCGTCAGGATGGAAATGAAAAGCCCCAGGGCCAGGGCGACGGCGAGATACAGGGATGATGCGGTTATCATCAGCCAGAAACTCGATTTCATGACAACGCCGAAAAGGATCTGCGCCATAAGAACCGCCACAAGGACATCCGTCAGGCCGATGAGGAAGTAGGGAGCTGCCTTCCCGAGGAGGAATTCTCCAGCCGTGAGCGGTAGGGAGCGGATGGTTTCCATGGTACCGTTTTCATATTCCCTGGCGATGACCAGGGATGTCAGCATGGCGCCGACGATCATGATGATGACGGCGATAATGCCGGGAATGATGAAATTTCGGCTCTCGAGGTCCTCGTTGAACCAGACCCGAATGCGCCCCTCCACAGGTTGAGCCAGGACGGTTTGACCTTGGCGGTTCAAAAAAGATTCGAGGCGGTTGTTGTTGTAGCCGTCGAAAAAAGCCGTGACATAGGCTCGGGCGATGTTCGAGAAATTTGGATCGCTGCCGTCCAGAATCAGTTGAAGCGGCGCTTCATGGTCATGTCGCATGTGGGCTGCGAAGCCTGCGGGGATGACGACGGCGAAAGTGGCCTCTCCCCGGTCCAGTTCTTTTCCCGCCTGTTGCGTATCCCCCACGTTTCCCAGGATCTTAAAGTAGGGCGATGCACCCAATTGCCGGACTATGTCACGGCTCAGGGCGGTTCGGTCATGATCAACCACAATGGTGGCGATTCGGTCTACATCGAGACTCAGGGCGTAACCGAAGAGAAGGATCAACAGGATCGGAACGGCGAAAGCCAGGTAAAGACTCCGGAAATCCCTGGCCAAATGATAAAACTCCTTGCGCGCAACGGCCTGAATTCTGTGGCGGTTCAATGGCATTACCCTGATTTCTTGGAGAACCTCTTCTTGCCGAGGATCGGAAGGGACGTGTCATTTTCTGAACGTTGAAATCCTTGTTTCAAACAGAACGGATCGGCGCACTCATTTCTTTTCCGGTCCGGCCACGGGATTCTTCCTTCCGGCTTTCGGGCGGGTTTTCCCGTGCGTTCCCCGACAGATCTTTCCGCGTTTCGACCGTTGATCGCCTTTTCCCATGATGCTTCCTCCTCGTGTAATATGGTTGACTTCCCCGTGACGGGGAGTCTTGTTTCAATCTGTTCCCTCAAGTTCATCGAACCGCATGACGATAACGATAAATATACCTATCAAAGAACCGTGT is part of the Deltaproteobacteria bacterium genome and encodes:
- a CDS encoding ABC transporter permease; the encoded protein is MNRHRIQAVARKEFYHLARDFRSLYLAFAVPILLILLFGYALSLDVDRIATIVVDHDRTALSRDIVRQLGASPYFKILGNVGDTQQAGKELDRGEATFAVVIPAGFAAHMRHDHEAPLQLILDGSDPNFSNIARAYVTAFFDGYNNNRLESFLNRQGQTVLAQPVEGRIRVWFNEDLESRNFIIPGIIAVIIMIVGAMLTSLVIAREYENGTMETIRSLPLTAGEFLLGKAAPYFLIGLTDVLVAVLMAQILFGVVMKSSFWLMITASSLYLAVALALGLFISILTKSQLVANQAALLVTYLPSLLLSNFVFPVTNMPAVLQGLTFFVPATYYIEILNGIYLKNLTLGQLGSSFLVLAVMLSVLSILNWRQLQKEGFSR
- a CDS encoding 30S ribosomal protein THX, giving the protein MGKGDQRSKRGKICRGTHGKTRPKAGRKNPVAGPEKK